One genomic window of Biomphalaria glabrata chromosome 9, xgBioGlab47.1, whole genome shotgun sequence includes the following:
- the LOC106071197 gene encoding mucin-5AC-like — protein sequence MCTVKLALFFLVMWGKSIALPLDSLTKDYTESTSVTVTSSSPAATESFNETYLEANLTNSTDINTTHLTETSKITSTEHPFMAFLDSEGLNVTEIATTNSTETIMEKATVSSITEEREFSTTLTDNFNDTNVIPTDKNSNGIPNNTGTNGVATINEPNVISTTNDTNVIPSTNDTNVITSTDDTNAIPSTDGTNVITSIDATNAIPTTNETNVISSTNDNNAIPSTNDSNVISSTNDTNVITSTDDTNAIPSTNDTNVISSTIDNNVITSTNDSNVISSTNDTNVITSTDDTNAIPSTDGTNVISSTNDNNVSPSTNDSNVIASTNDTNVITSTDDTNSIQTTNDTNAIPNNNASNVITSTDDNNAIPTTNDTNVISTTNDTNVITFTDDTNAIPSTNDTNVLSTTNETSVIPSTDDNNAIPNNNASNVIPSTDDNNAIPNNNASNVIPSTDDNNAIPNNNASNVIPSTDDTNAIPTTNDTNVISTTNDTNAIPITNDSNAIPSTNDTDITNANNTNNTTVIPSTNDIEFISTINDTIEINAQQISNDLSTTSVSPTTIEVVPSITSTPTTSTTTAIPYNSTTTTIPTTSTTTTIPTTSTTTTIPTTSTTTDIPYNSSTTTIPTTFSTTTIPTTSTTTIPTTSTTTIPTTSTTTDIPYNSTTTTIPTTFSTTTIPTTSTTTIPTTSTTTIPYTSTTTDIPYNSTTTTIPTTFSTTTIPTTSTTTIPTTSTTTDIPYNSTTTTIPTTFSTTTISTTSTTTIPTTSTTTDIPYNSTTTTIPTTFSTTTIPTTSTTTIPTTSTTTDIPYNSTTTTIPTTSTTTTTPITSTTTTFPTTSTTTTTPTTTSTTTIPTTTSTTKLSNPTAPPSPPFQCYECSSGAPGYWQFTECPANGKLKGWARQGTYTCSGPCVQTVTRWPLGNVVRGCSTNYNFQFQVPSSGCRKYQEDIVCFCSGNKCNKGDMTVEQAILLTKFS from the exons ATGTGCACAGTAAAGCTTGCATTGTTTTTTCTTGTGATGTGGGGCA AATCAATCGCCCTACCACTGGATTCGCTGACTAAAGACTATACAGAATCAACTTCAGTAACCGTAACTTCAAGTTCACCAGCTGCAACAGAATCCTTCAATGAAACGTATTTAGAAGCTAATCTCACAAACTCCACTGACATTAATACAACACATTTAACTGAAACGAGCAAGATAACTTCCACGGAACACCCGTTCATGGCATTTCTGGACTCGGAGGGTCTAAACGTGACAGAAATTGCTACTACAAACTCAACAGAAACTATCATGGAAAAGGCAACAGTTTCTTCAATAACAGAGGAAAGAGAATTTTCTACAACTTTGACTGACAACTTCAATGACACCAATGTGATTCCGACAGACAAGAACAGCAACGGCATCCCAAATAACACTGGGACCAATGGTGTGGCAACGATCAATGAACCAAATGTCATCTCAACTACCAATGACACTAATGTCATCCCATCTACCAATGACACTAATGTCATCACATCTACTGATGATACTAATGCCATCCCATCTACCGATGGCACTAATGTCATCACATCTATTGATGCTACCAATGCCATCCCAACTACAAATGAAACCAATGTCATCTCATCTACCAATGACAACAATGCCATCCCATCTACCAATGACTCTAATGTCATCTCATCTACCAATGACACTAATGTCATCACATCTACTGATGATACCAATGCCATCCCATCTACCAATGACACTAATGTCATCTCATCTACCATTGACAACAATGTCATCACATCTACCAATGACTCTAATGTCATCTCATCTACCAATGACACTAATGTCATCACATCTACTGATGATACCAATGCCATCCCATCTACCGATGGCACTAATGTCATCTCATCTACCAATGACAACAATGTCAGCCCATCTACCAATGACTCTAATGTCATCGCATCTACCAATGACACTAATGTCATCACATCTACTGATGATACCAATTCCATCCAAACTACAAATGACACCAATGCCATCCCAAATAACAATGCAAGTAATGTTATCACATCTACTGATGATAACAATGCCATTCCAACTACAAATGACACCAATGTCATCTCAACTACCAATGACACTAATGTTATAACATTTACTGATGACACCAATGCCATCCCATCCACTAATGACACCAATGTCCTCTCAACTACCAATGAAACTAGTGTCATCCCATCTACTGATGACAACAATGCCATCCCAAATAACAATGCAAGTAATGTTATCCCATCTACTGATGACAACAATGCCATCCCAAATAACAATGCAAGTAATGTTATCCCATCTACTGATGACAACAATGCCATCCCAAATAACAATGCAAGTAATGTTATCCCATCTACTGATGACACCAATGCCATCCCAACTACCAATGACACTAATGTCATCTCAACTACCAATGACACCAATGCCATCCCAATTACCAATGACAGCAATGCCATTCCATCTACTAATGACACCGATATCACAAACGCCAATAATACCAATAACACCACAGTTATCCCATCTACCAATGATATCGAGTTCATCTCAACGATTAATGATACCATTGAAATCAATGCTCAACAAATTAGCAATGACCTATCAACTACAAGTGTCTCTCCAACTACTATAGAAGTGGTTCCATCAATAACTTCCACTCCAACCACCTCTACCACCACAGCTATCCCATACAACTCTACCACCACAACCATCCCAACAACCTCTACCACCACAACCATCCCAACCACCTCCACCACAACAACTATCCCAACCACCTCTACCACCACAGATATCCCATACAACTCTAGCACCACAACCATCCCAACCACCTTTTCCACCACCACCATCCCAACCACCTCTACCACCACTATCCCAACCACCTCTACCACCACTATCCCAACCACCTCTACCACCACAGATATCCCATACAACTCTACCACCACAACCATCCCAACCACCTTTTCCACCACCACCATCCCAACCACCTCTACCACCACTATCCCAACCACCTCTACCACCACTATCCCATACACCTCTACCACCACAGATATCCCATACAACTCTACCACCACAACCATCCCAACCACCTTTTCCACCACCACCATCCCAACCACCTCTACCACCACTATCCCAACCACCTCTACCACCACAGATATCCCATACAACTCTACCACCACAACCATCCCTACCACCTTTTCCACCACCACCATCTCAACCACCTCTACCACCACTATCCCAACCACCTCTACCACCACAGATATCCCATACAACTCTACCACCACAACCATCCCAACCACCTTTTCCACCACCACCATCCCAACCACCTCTACCACCACTATCCCAACCACCTCTACCACCACAGATATCCCATACAACTCTACCACCACAACCATCCCAACTACCTCTACCACCACAACCACCCCAATCACCTCTACCACCACAACCTTCCCAACCACCTCTACCACCACAACCACCCCaaccactacttccaccacaacCATTCCaaccactacttccaccacaaaGCTCTCCAATCCAACAGCGCCACCTAGCCCCCCGTTTCAATGTTACGAATGCTCCAGTGGAGCACCTGGTTACTGGCAGTTCACTGAATGTCCAGCAAATGGCAAACTTAAAGGCTGGGCTAGGCAGGGAACATACACATGTAGCGGACCTTGCGTTCAGACTGTAACCAGATGGCCATTAGGAA acGTTGTTCGAGGCTGTTCTACAAACTACAATTTCCAGTTTCAAGTGCCCTCTAGCGGCTGTCGGAAATACCAAGAAGACATCGTCTGCTTCTGTTCGGGGAATAAATGCAACAAAGGGGACATGACTGTGGAGCAAGCGatacttttaacaaaattttCCTAA
- the LOC106065757 gene encoding cytochrome P450 10-like, translated as MKAIRLTLCQLCHNDVRGYLIPTRLMSSVTQMHEGQVKVRPFSEIPGPKGIYQWPVIGTVLHYKPFTKHTPEKIHRLMNELFDKYGPVVKFRMGPQTVAVCDPKDFETVFRNEGQYPVRPTLDIVTAYNKRNGHKETFAQLQGEEWHARRTPLNKRLVRSDSASYYLEQQGQVAEDLVRALAKEDLTAVDFQDLFYRYASESIFLVAFNRRLGLFEEEPDKISTDFVQAAKTSTQMLQDALLGKLFMTKWLKNSSYKKFEALLNFQKKVTADCVMEARKVLEDRMKSGDFKADEPNLLFSLLSEKNMTDEDINDAVGTLYAAGTESTAKNLQTFFYTLALNPEKQEILRQEILNILGANGILTAQALSQMAFLKAALKESFRLYPPAAVGIIRVLPVDVTLGQYAVPAGTQIIMFSPRPSKTHFENPNQFLPERWLRSEENVKKDTSLGFIVLPFGHGPRNCIGRRFATQEMYLATTKVLQNFKIDVAPESKSTQFIYKMFIEPEEPIKFKFTKLH; from the exons ATGAAGGCAATAAGACTGACTCTGTGCCAACTGTGTCACAATGACGTGCGGGGGTACCTCATCCCCACCCGTCTTATGTCGTCCGTGACTCAGATGCACGAGGGTCAGGTCAAGGTCAGGCCTTTTTCAGAGATACCTGGACCAAAAGGAATTTATCAGTGGCCAGTAATCGGAACAGTGTTGCATTATAAACCTTTCA CCAAACACACTCCGGAGAAAATTCATCGTCTCATGAACGAGCTGTTTGACAAATACGGACCCGTGGTCAAATTTCGAATGGGGCCTCAAACGGTTGCAGTTTGTGACCCTAAAGACTTTGAAACTGTTTTCAGGAATGAAGGCCAGTACCCCGTGCGGCCCACTCTTGACATAGTCACAGCTTACAATAAAAGAAATGGACACAAGGAGACGTTTGCACAATT ACAGGGTGAAGAGTGGCACGCCAGAAGGACGCCTCTGAACAAAAGACTGGTTAGAAGTGACTCTGCCTCGTATTATTTGGAGCAGCAGGGCCAAGTTGCAGAGGACTTGGTCCGAGCTTTGGCCAAGGAAGATTTGACAGCTGTGGATTTTCAGGATTTATTTTATCGCTACGCCTCTGAAA gtATATTTTTAGTGGCATTCAATAGAAGACTGGGACTGTTCGAAGAGGAACCAGATAAAATTTCTACAGACTTTGTACAAGCTGCCAAAACCTCCACCCAGATGCTGCAAGACGCTTTGCTGGGCAAACTGTTCATGACCAAATGGTTGAAGAACTCCTCCTACAAAAAATTTGAGGCTCTTCTGAATTTCcagaaaaa AGTTACGGCTGACTGTGTGATGGAGGCTAGAAAGGTTCTGGAAGATCGGATGAAGTCTGGAGATTTCAAAGCAGACGAACCCAACTTGCTGTTTTCTCTGCTCTCAGAAAAAAACATGACAGATGAAGATATAAATGACGCTGTGGGAACCTTGTATGCTGCTGGAACTGAATCA aCTGCTAAAAATTTGCAAACATTCTTCTACACATTGGCCCTAAATCCCGAAAAGCAGGAAATTCTAAGACAAGAAATACTTAATATTCTAGGAGCTAATGGCATTTTGACAGCCCAAGCCTTGTCACAGATGGCATTTTTAAAAGCTGCTTTAAAGGAATCATTCAG GCTGTATCCCCCAGCAGCAGTTGGGATCATCCGAGTTTTACCAGTAGATGTTACACTAGGGCAGTATGCTGTTCCAGCTGGG ACTCAGATTATAATGTTTAGTCCAAGACCGTCAAAAACACACTTTGAGAACCCTAATCAGTTTTTACCAGAGAGATGGCTGAGGTCGGAAGAAAACGTGAAAAAAGATACGTCCCTTGGTTTCATAGTCCTACCATTTGGCCACGGTCCCAGGAACTGTATTGGAAGACGATTTGCTACTCAAGAAATGTATTTGGCAACTACCAAG GTCCTGCAGAACTTCAAGATTGACGTCGCCCCAGAATCCAAGTCAACACAATTTATCTACAAAATGTTTATCGAACCAGAAGAACCGATTAAGTTTAAGTTTACAAAACTTCATTAG